Within the Ananas comosus cultivar F153 linkage group 25, ASM154086v1, whole genome shotgun sequence genome, the region aaattaaaataattaatagaattattaatttaaaaattattatttaataagtaGAAATAACTCAaccaaaataaattaagattttgaaaaaaaatatcaaaagtaTATAGCTGAGGTAGCTCTaccatttcaaaaattttatagttgagggggtaaTTAAGTCGGCACTGTATGATTCTTTCAATTGCCCAGTCTAGCAGGGCCAACAGGGAAAGTCGTGTCTTCTAGTGCCGACTTCATGTATCAAATGCTCGGAAAGATATCACAAACGCATTCCACCGCTCATCACTAGAACTACACCCGAATTACTCATTCTAATGCATTAAAAAGTTAGCTCCTCAGTGTGCTATTCACTCTTTACTGTTCTAAAATGCCCCAGGGTTCTTATTGTGTCTTGTTTAAAAAgcttttccatatatatatgatatcattatatatatatatatatatgtatatataattgttgTAGTACATCTCAAGATTATACTTTAGAGGAAAGAAATTTCTTTTGTAATAATTAGCTGTGCCCTTAATCTTGAGATGTACTACAGTGTTCACCCCAAAGTGTTCCCGGACTGCATGCATACATCCGTAAGTAACTTAGTACAACATGGCAAATTTCATTGAGAGGAATcagcaaagaaaagaaaaacaggtCTACATTATTAATGTGTATTTGAGAGATTGTCCTCGGGCCCAACGCCTACCATGTAAAGGGTTTTGTCACATGTATGCGAAGACTATATACTGGATTTATTTGAGATTAAGGTTTCTAAGAAAAggcatttttttggtttttgttttattcaaagtaaaatttttgatcCATTTTGGTTTATGAAGAAAGGTCTGCGGCCAAATCTTGTAAAATATTTATGcactatatttttctctctcttttttaacttttttttttttatgcataagaAATTTGGGTTGTTGGGCTTTTCTCGCGAtagcaattattttattttttgattaaacagggataatCCCTATTTTAGAGCGTGATAGCAATTAAATAGTAGACCATTGTTTTCTAAAACTTGTTTTTATAATGAAGTAGTTCTGTTTCTCTTCTAACTTTTATTCTGTCATACCAACTGTtcttagcgcaagtggcaaagagcttgatgcaacatacccgagatcccaagtttgaattttagttgatttacattttcagctaagtttattttaaacgaagtggatagcatgctacctttctctgaaaaaaaaactcttatgCTGTCATATGCATCTTTTAAATCCTTGTATTACAAGGTTAGTAAATTAATTCCTCACAATACTCTTATTATAAGAGAAGGGAcgatttgttcttttttttttttagcataaATTAATTAGCAAGCAGGAATATAATGAGAACATAAAAAAGGGGTAATGCATGCAACACTACCCACTTTCTCAAAACCAGCATTTCACATTAATACTCAAAGAAAANTAATTCCTCACAATACTCTTATTATACGAGAAGGGAcgatttgttcttttctttttaagcaTAAATTAATTAGCAAGCAGGAATATAATGAGAACATAAAAAGAGGTAATGCATGCAACACTACCCACTTTCTCAAAACCAGCATTTCACATTAAtactcaaagaaaaaaaaaaatctcccatGAAGTAGAAATTATTATTAAGCAAACCCTATATACAGGAGAATCTTGTGAAATTATAAGAAAAGCAAGAAACACACCATACATAAAAGATAAATTGTAGAAATCAGACTTCATCCGTGCATTTTTCTATTCAACCTTCTCAAACTTATTACTATCATCACATATAATTTGTCGTAAAGCTTATCAATCATTTGAAAATAGATGCTACTCCAGGACTCCTTGAATATTAAAATACCGCACACACTCCAAAATCCAGCCACGAACCCTAAGCCAATGCTGAGGTATGGCCATGCTGACTCTGATCCATCAGGGTAGTCGTCCCCAACATCATTAGGCATTGTTTCATTTTCAGTACAATTCTTCCCCGTGGGAGGTCCACAAAGATAAGTGTTGCCAATATAAATTGAAGGGTTATTGAGTGTGCTCAATTGATTTCCTGTTGGAATTCTTCCAGATAAATTGTTATAAGATAAATTCAGGTAGTTCAAAAATGTCAAAGCCGACAAGCTTTGTGGAATGGCACCTTGAAGCTCATTTAGAGAGAGGTCCAGTGATTCCAAGGAGTGCATGTCACCTATCAATTCCGGAATCATTCCATTTAGATGATTTCCTGATAAATTCAAACTACGTAATAACACAAGTGCAACTATCTCTTTTGGGATTTGACCGCTTAGATTGTTTTCTGAGAGGTCCACAATCTTGAGAAGGTACATGGTGGTAGAATATTGATACTCTTTTCCTTGTATTACCACAAGCAAGTTATTATTGTAGTCAAAATCTGTAAAGTTGCTTTCGTCAACAGTAAATGCTTTTCCATCATAATTGTGAATCGTATGAGAGATCATAGCGCTGAAATTACCAAAAGAATCTGGTACTGATCCTGTCAAATTATTATGCGCAAGATCCAAGAATTGGAGATAAGCAAGTCGTGCAAGTTCTGGAG harbors:
- the LOC109703720 gene encoding LRR receptor-like serine/threonine-protein kinase GSO1, with translation MEELMLENNKLHGSLFGWLEEMKNLSSLDLSNNSLVGPIPTGIGRLSNLQWLDLSYNSLQGVISEAHFANLSKLVELTLSSNSLTIDVDQYWIPPFPPLYPRRGHPSILGQLPLLPLFPAWLRWQMQIDDLNLSNTSIADSIPEWFWNLSFSSVDLSHNQITVLDLSNNNLANEIPSSIGSLSSLTLLHLNNNNFYGELPLELRHCNNLLFLDLSNNKLTGGIPRWIRENLQDLVILQLRSNMFVGEIPPELARLAYLQFLDLAHNNLTGSVPDSFGNFSAMISHTIHNYDGKAFTVDESNFTDFDYNNNLLVVIQGKEYQYSTTMYLLKIVDLSENNLSGQIPKEIVALVLLRSLNLSGNHLNGMIPELIGDMHSLESLDLSLNELQGAIPQSLSALTFLNYLNLSYNNLSGRIPTGNQLSTLNNPSIYIGNTYLCGPPTGKNCTENETMPNDVGDDYPDGSESAWPYLSIGLGFVAGFWSVCGILIFKESWSSIYFQMIDKLYDKLYVMIVISLRRLNRKMHG